AGTGTTCATTATTTatgcagaaattttttgtttaacacagttattaaaaaatcatagtCAAATGAATACCGTTACAATGacggtttgaatattgttggaaataCTAGTAAATGTGGTATGATTATCTATTTAGTTTCATCATATACGTCAATACGTTTTGTGGTTAAAGCAACATTAAATCCGGTTATTCAGTTAACTATATTTTTACAGTTTGATAAGGCCTTAATTTGTTGTAGCACCAGCATGAAATCGTCGCAATTGTTACAAGAAAGTATAGGAGTGATCGCAATTAAAAAGACTTCAAGCAACTCATACTAGATTTACTAGTTATATCTACGAAACTCGTTCTTATCTTGGACccagaattatatttttcgtttatgaTAAGCAATCAAAATAGTTCCTTCAACATAATGATAAGTACTTCTCACCGCAGTCCCTATAATATCTATTCCAAAAAAAGTGATGTCCTTGTAATTACCGTTGTGCATGTGTAAATCCAACGGTTTTTTTCCCGTACATAATCATTGTACTTCAGATAATTTATGCCatcagaaaattttcgatcgCAAACAAAATGAGCTATAACATaggtaaacaaaaaataaatttttttttttattcatatttgaatgaataaattttgattctatacatcgaataataaccGAAATCTTCAGTTATTACTTAttaagtttgtttttgtcttATTTACGTGTATAATTAAATCTTGAAGTTTTTGGTGGATAGCATAACCACCCGGTAGCAGCACgttggaataaaaaacaaacttaatctaataaaactatgttttcttttattagttacgtgaaggaaataaaaatttgacatctagaaTCCAGACACAAAATTCGTGTTGCCCGGCGTAACGCATTGAAATCTATCGAAATATGAACATCTGCATAACATTAAAGCAAAATAGTTTACTTATAATATGGTACGTTATTCCgattgaatataaatcgaAGTTCGGTTGCAATTTCTAAATCTTTCTTtcataattttgttttgacttAATCAAGTACGTGCCAGatgttttcttaaattttttgctTCAAGCGCACGTTGGTGAACtgcatataaataaataaattaattcaatatGAGGTCTGAAAATCAATTAgcgtaatttaaaaacaaattatttgatGCGAATCGATTTTCATATTCCTTCGACTATAGCTGTATTCTTTTACCAACTGTGTGAGGACATTAATCATATATGCGTGGTTTATGGTACAGGGCTATATACTTTGCACATGCTATAGATAGATACGTGATTAACATGGATTAATAATTAATGGCACATTGACGTGTACGGTGGTGATGTTGTTGACTCTATTCTACAAACAGTTATTAGTATTCAGCGAAAATTGCTCTGTGGTATTAATCGACTGCGGCGGATATTCTTGTTGTTTGTAGCTTATTTTATCGAGATGCATATCCAATAATCGTACATCGTACTTTTTAAACACGATCTTACTCGCTTTTCCGATTCGTTTCTCTGTTATCTTTGAACGTTTAGTTTCGCTATGTGTTCGAAAATAGAGTAAATGTACCGTTTCTGAATATCTTAGTACCGTCTGTACCTATCGATTGATCCATCAATAACCATACCAATTACATACGAATAAAGGCGTAGTCATAACCGGCccgaaaatattcaaacaactTTAATCACTGTAAAGTTTGGATTTTAATGACTTGGTTATCAGGgttaatattttctttataatGGTACActctaaattttattcattgaaaatttattgattaCCAATTACAAGTATACTACTGAAAAGAACCAGTATATACCTATGCATTGACGATCCAGTGACATTTTCACTACTTTTGCACCGAATTTTCAGTGTACATACACTAATTTTTCCTAGTAGTAAACTTTCAACTGATTCATATTTGGAGAGTACGTTTTCATACCGAATGGATTTACATTGccaaaaaacatttgaaaagtataatatatagtaGTGTCTCTATACGTACACACCATAATGTCAGGCCTACGTGTCACCATCCTTGACACTAATGTTCCCTAATCGTCGATGAAAATGTTCTGTGTAACAATCTATCTTGATCCGAGAATGAAGAAAGTAATTTCGTGAACCGAAACATGTCACATTGAAGATAAACTTAACAACACATCTATCTTCGATCAGAGGCAATCAACACCTCGGTGGCTACCATTAGCATTTCGGTATTTCGAGGTCAGGAGCTAGAGCGGCTCGAACACACGTGGCGCAGGAAAAATAAGTAGGTGGTCAGGCTTTATCATTCGGCACTGGGATTGTGGCGAAATTTATTGGCTAgttgttttcttgttttcgataaataaaagaaagttGACGAAGACCTTAAAACTTGTAATTACCGCCATCAAGAGCTTTTTGCCTATGTCCATTACCACCTAGCTTGGGAAAACGGAAGGGTGTGTTGCTGTACGGAGTAACGACGGTACACCTGGTTGACTCCGGTGAGTCAGCGGGCAGTTGTTGGTCAGTTGTCAGTTGCCCGTTCATCGGTCCGATTCACCGTTCTTCCCGACATGGATACTAACCACGGTGAGTTGGAAGGATCGGAGGATGAGAGGAGGCCTTGAGTCAGGGATCCTTAGAGTGTCGTTTGAATTATGGAGTACCTTATATAACCCACCACGCGTGTGTAGATATGTGTCTTGGCTTCAGCAGAGTAGGATCTATAGTCGAAGCGCTAATTCAGAGAGGGAGAACTCTCCTTTCACCGTTTATCCGGTTATACCGAACGGAAAATCCGTACGGATTTATGGCCGCTATACCACTGCTGTTGCACTTAAGCTCCGACACCGTATGTGTAAATATGTTGGGTACACGTAATGCAGGCACGGCTGTATATAATGTACCAGTGTCTTGACGACTGATCGTCGAAATGAGCTAGAATTACGACACTCTTAACGATACCGGACGTTTACTCCGTTTCTTCATTGCCCGCTGCTCCACACGGCGCTCCACAAGTCATGCACGCGGTGCAGAGAGTTGTAATTGAGCCAATTTCGTTGATTATATATGGCTATGCGTGCCgggatttctcattttctcaatTATATTTACCTACCGGTAGCTATGATTTAGTTTGTTGAGTACGGTGGCGAAATGCAGTCCCACATTCAAGATTATTGTACCCGTTATTTGTCCCTCGTGTttattttcgcgatttcaTCACTGCTCTCTGTACAAAGTTTGTTGGTTTGGGATTTCTTTTACTGTGTCGTGAATCATCAagtttttttagttttttgagtATTTGTGAAAGATTTTATcccctttcctttttttctgttccATGAAGATTAACTGTCTCAGAAGTAGTTTCGGTTTTCCGTGTTCATTGCACATACCGATTGTGGTACTTAACCGTACCACGCTTATAGTATGATGGTCAAAGATGCGTTTAAGTATTGAAACTTGTCATCAAGTATTCGGACTTGACGAGCGTTtgataatttcaataattcgTAACGAATTATGTATCTTACGTGTTGCATAATTGTGCATGGTTATAAATTATGTCACTGTGGatattaacattttttgactaacaataacattttttacccATGTATGAGACAATCCATCGCCATTCGATTAAGGGGTTATACATGAACAAGTTTATAGATCGACCTTCATGTGCATATTTGTTTCAACAATTGATAGGATGAACCGTTATTAAGATGTTTTGCGGTGCTCACGAAATCTTCAAAACGGCTGAACggatttacttcaaatttagAGACAGTATTTCTTGGATGGATTAGTTTATCCTTTTCTCTACTATcccttttttcatttatttttttatttaaataatggacaaaaaattgaattccaaCTTCAAACGGTCACTGTAttgttaaaacaaaaattcagattGTTTATCAGACTTCTAAGGAAAAAACGTGTACACAAACCTCGTTCTACATGCTGTTGAATGAAATGGGCTCCAATCGAGTTATTATGATCAGAGGTCGAGACGTAAGTTCCTAAACTTCACCCAATCTTTCAGCTGTTTACTAGTACGTGTATATTTACCCCGACCATCTTACAATcaatttctgttttatttcattaatgCCTTaagatttagaatttttcacattctctTGAGCATCTTTTCCTCGCACTGTATTTAACTTTCCGCTTTTTTATAGAATGAAACGTTCTTATAAAGGCCACGAAAACCATTGCGTTTCTACTGAGCCTCCACGTTTTGAGCTCTTTACGAAATCCTTCTGATAATTTTCAGGTGAATGCctgggtgtgtgtgtgtgtgtgtgtgtgtgacatCAAATTTCTTCCGAAGACATCTTTGGAGAAAGAATCGGCGGATTTTTATGATCTTGATCTCAATTTACGTGTTTGTCCCTAATTTATAGCTGAATAGATTTTGAGGAAAAGGGCCGGATTGAGTGGCGAGTCAATTTTTCGTTCTGATTTGTTTAGAAAAGTTATCGATCGAAAATGTAAAAGAACTCAGAATCAATGATTATTAGAATGAATTACAATTTCTTGAAACTGGTCGAGTTagcggaaaaaatttattctacttCTGAGAACAGcttgaaatcattgaaatctaACAGAAACTTTGTTAGattttgttttaatatttatgaCTGATATTAGCTTTTCCATGCTTGAAGAAACTGCAATAATTAATGAGTTGACAAgaaatttggataaaaatttctgcaCGATTGTGATTCAAGTTACCACTATGACACAAAAACACGGACCAAATCAGAGATTGTCAAGGTTAGAAGTTGGACGACTAGGTGTGAAGCGTTCAGAAATACCTAGTGTCATACTTTCGCAAGAATATTAAATTTGTTGTGACCTTTGCGGTATAATAACAGCTATAAATTGTAATCAACGGTTGGTAGATATGGGTAGTACGCAAAACTTTCTGAGAACTTACAGGCCGATTGTATTAATTGTTTAATCGTACACACCTTGAGCTTGCATTTTCTTCGCAGTTTACTATCAATTATATGTTTATCCAATATTTTGGATCGAACGGGATGCTCAGAAGGTTATGTCATTTTGTAATTCATGGTCAGACTCAGTCAACAGACTATAGCCGATGAGTTTTTACTATAAACGAGTCAGTGAATATCAaagggtataaaaatttcagcatAGAAAAATATCTTTCTGTAATACCACTTGATAGAGTTTTAATGTAAAAGCTTAATAACTTAGAGGTAATTTAACATAcatgttaaaaattatttctaaccAAAAGCAATTTAATTCttagtcaaaatttttgttaccgCTGTCTGTCAGTAGgacacaaatattttttttcacttgacgGTATTATTTTCTACAGTAAAAAATGTACTGCTCACGGCACAAAACTTGTACATCAGTAATGtaggttaattatttttcgttttcaggGACCGTATCTCCGTATTCGATTGGCAGTGACAATAACCTTGTACCAGTTAAATTCAGGGGCACAATGTGAGAAATGTATTATTTAACAGAACAATTTTATACAGTTCTACATACCTATATCCTACTTTATGcatatatactataatatactatgtatacatacattgcATGTTTTAGCACGTAACATCGAAAATTAAGATAAATATGAAGATGAATCGCCCGAAGGCTTGATAGTAAATACTATTTACATGCATACGccaaaaataaattgtcacgtgacgttctttttttctgtattgcattgaatattaaaattagAGTTTCCGCTGATTTTGCTAGTGACTTTTATTATACGGCACTGTAACCTTTGCTGCAAGGataaattcaacatttttcgtAAAAGGCAATATATTGCAGGGTTTGCCATAATTATCGATTGCACAAAGTGGTGCATTGAATTTTACATGAGCCTTCATCGTGATTCCTCGCCACTTCGTTCTCCTTACAATCTATGTATTCGAGTAGATATTGCCGTCAGTGAACAGaggatatttcatttttcagatttcagcAGGTACATAGGATATACAGTAAGATAACATTGGCTCTACTAATTATCAGCACGCTGTTCCTGGTAGTACTCATAGTTCTTTCTATAGTCTGTGAGTAAAAATTACGATTCTGTTTCCGTCTGGTTTGattgatataatatttttttttactgacgTTCAAACAGTCGAAAAATGTTGCTTCCTCTGACCGTtcgatatatattttacagatGCTCATCCGAGGTTTGAGATTTGCAGTTCTGAAGAGTGTATACGCATAGGTTGGTAGTTTAATCATATTTCATTGCGAgtgaattattaattaccaCGGTATAAATAATTCCCACAGCTGCCAGCTTGAAAGAGTCCATGAATACGTCTGTAAATCCATGCGATAATTTTTACGAGTGAGTTGAATTTATTCcttcaataaaaattcaaaaatttctccttTCAATTTTAGCCTTGAAATTCTTCGCAGGTACGCTTGTGGAAGATGGTCGCGAGAGCATCCAACACCagacagcagctcgacgaattCCTGGTTTAGTGAACGGACTGCTCGAGTGGCAAGAACCATTCGAGACcttttgcaagaaaatacaaCAGTCGAAACACCGTGGGCGGTCGTACaggcaaaaaatttatacacaagCTGCCTTGACGTTGGTGGGTTGATATTAACATCTAAGCCACCTTCACCATTGAGTGGGAAATTGCATAATTTCCATGTCGCTGAAGGCGGTCCACTGAACGCTAATTGGATTATGTAACAAATTTCTAGCATCCCTGAATTCTCTGGGTCTTTGGCCGTTGCGGAATTTACTTGAAGAGTTAGACTTGCCCGAGATACCGGCCCTATTTTCTGGCACACCAGGAAATATTACCAGCCAATTGGCAAGATTAAAGAAAACTCTCGGCAAAGACGTATTTTTCGGTCTTGATGTTATTCCTGACCCCAAGAACAATAGCAGGAATATCATATTGCTCGGAATGCCATACACATCCAGCCCTTTACCCAGGTAACAGAAATCGACAACTTGCCCATCGCGGTTTGGATTTGTATCCCATCGTTAATTGCTTTCAGAGACGTAGAATTGGACAAGCGAATACAACGCATCAGGACACGAAAGCGAGCCATTGAGAAAGACTTACCTGACGAAGACGAGGAAGGTTTGATGTCTGTTGAACAAATTTATATGACGGAGATCATCAGGGAAGTGACGAGTAACGGAACAGCTAAAATCTGTAACTTGAATGACACCGGATACCCGAATGAGACGGAAATAGCTCGTGTAGTAGAGCAGATCTATGGGATGAGTGAAGAACTTTATTACGTAAGAGTGGTTCCAGGCCTATCTGGAATTTTAACATCTTTAGCACTTTTTCGAAATCCGGGAGGAAAATTTCTGGTTTTTAACTTCCCACCGCTCTGCATTCAGAAAAGACGAGGAgctattatataataaaaataaagagttGAGCTTTCTCTAGATTTAGGCGATTTAAGGAGGTGCGCTAGTTCCataaaaatgcaaagaaatattataaattttttagaaattctcACCACGATTGTAGAAATACGACTgaatcatttgaaaattctcGTCAAAACCGTTCCGTCATGAGTAAAAGAGAAACTTCAATTTTCATGCATGGCTCGTATGTAAGACGAAATGAAGTATTGcgtttattattgaaaataattagttGAGAAGTAGAAAGTTGAACACGGTATTGAATTTACGAAGACCACATTCGGGAAGttacatgaaaaatttgtatcgCATTGCCTGTACGGTTTATGAGTGAAATCAACACAAGCATAAGCAAATGCGTCAGTTTATCGGTTTCGCGGGGCGTAGTGCGGCTGGCGGCAAATGTTGTCTGTGTTCGAAACCGGTCCCTTCTATTCCCCCGCAGTGGTAAAGGCTAGTGAATTTCCATACGTTAAGGCCTACAGAATCTGACCATACCGAGTGCGACAAGTTCTTTAACCGATGATATTTCGAGAACGAATATACGAATTTCCATGATTTTGATATTAATCGATGTGGTTGTCGTAAACTTAGGACTGATTAAATACTGCCATAAATTGTTTAGTTGACTCACGGCGATTCAAACGATACTATTTCCGAGGCTGACTTCAAATATGAAGATTATATGTATGTCGACGATCTTCAAAAGATCACGGACGACTACATCAAGGATGTTAATTTGAGTCTGACACCTAGACAAATTTGGCGGCCGTTCATAGAAGAAGTCTTCAAGGATATTCCCGGTCTTGATCTGACGAGGAAGGACAAAGTGCTCGTGGAGGATTTGGATTATTTAAAAGAGATCGCTGTTTTAATATCGGCTACCGATGACGAAGTTTTGGGTGAGTTTCAGTACGGttggaaataattcatttgtcCAAGTCCGTGTATGTGTTGAACAATTCCAAACCTAATTGATCGGAAACAccagtaaaaaagaaaaaatatcgaaatattatttttctttattgttGTTATAGAAGCAAGTATTTGGTGGGTCGTTCTTGACATAGTGGCACCTCACTCGagcgaaaatttgagagaGGCCTGGGATAAGTATTTGTTGAGCATCGCAGACATAGAAGTTTGGCAATCAAGATCATTGCATTGCGTGAACTCTGTGAATCACCTGATGGGTTAGCGTGTGCATTATATTGTCTTGTGATGGCGTCATCAAAAGCATTCCATCTCAGGTGTACTTCTGTGGTTCCTCGGTCTTAGGCATGGCGGTCTCGTGGCTATTTGTGGATCCTAAGTTTCACGAAAAAATGGGTCAAAAAGTTGTGGAGATGTTGGAGGATATCAGGGCAGCGTTCGCATCACTAGTGCAACAAGCGGACTGGATGGATGCACAGACGAAGTCAGCTACTCTAGAGAAGAGTAAGAAGATGGCTTCAGCCATTGGCCATCCACATTGGCTTTTTGAAGAAGCAGAATTGAACGAGTATTACGAAGGAGTATGTATCgcaatcaaattttaaaaatgatacTTTGGATTAATGAAGCCTCCTCGATATATTTACGTGACATATGACGAAATTGTTTTAGATAAACATGATCGAGGATGCTTACCTCGACAACATGCTGCATATAGTAAAACTGAGATGGAAATATGTTCTTGAGAGTCTTCACGATGAGAATTTTGCCAATGAAACTTAGTATGTTCAATTTGAAGTCATGATGTCAAGTAAGAAAATACATTTACcgattaattatattattgcgTTGGCGTTACAGCTGGGCTACGGACCCCACTGATGTCAATGCCTTTCATACCTTTCAAGCCAATCAGATAAGTGAGtattcatttttgttcaataaCATGAAATGTTTAGTAAATATATCACCTACTGATGGAAGCTAAGCCACCAATTGGGCACATGCGCGAACATGCTTCGGGTTGTTAATCCACGTATACATTAGACTTGTACACAAATCAATCAGTCATTAATATTAGTCGTGCaacttctttttctcctcaaatTATTTGCAACTATTCGGACGCAGCTGTACCAGCGGGAATATTGCAGTTCCCATTCTATGAGTTGGGCTTAGAGTAAGATTGAACATACCTTAGTAGTGAAGAACTGCTGTTAATAAGCTTGTATTAGACGGGTAAAGTGAAGAGCCTCAATATATTCACGTTACAAATACTGTTTTAGAGCTTTGAACTACGGTGCAATCGGTACCGTGCTTGGTCACGAGCTAACGCATGGCTTTGACAATATCGGAAGGCAGTTTGACACTTCTGGAAATCTCAGGCAATGGTGGAGTAACGAAACCATTAATGAATATACGGAGAAGACTCAGTGCTTCGTCGATCACTACAATACATACTACGAAGAGAAGGTATGAAGGCAATCTGTTGCAGCTTGAGGCAAAATAAATTCTAATGTACCGTTTTTCGTAACAGGTGGATGATTACATTGATGGTGAATCGACGTTGGATGAAAATATTGCTGATAATGGTGGATTGCGGGAAGCCGTTTGGGCTTACAGAAGATGGAAAGCACGACACGGTGCAGAAGAAACACTTCCGGGCTTCACTCATCTGTCCTCCGAGCAGCTCTTATTCTTGGCCTTTGGTCATGTGCGTAAACAGCATAATAGAAAGAGGCTGTTGTCAATtaagaatttatttacaataatatctgTATCCATTTTAGATATGGTGCGAATCGTATACAGCGACAGCGTTGAGATGGATGTTAATGGACACCCATTGCCCAGGTCATGTACGACTAGTGGCGGTGATAAGAAACTCCGTAGAGTTTAGCGATGCTTTCAAATGTCCTGTTGGTTCCAACATGAATCCAGAAAAGAAGTGTCATTTGTGGTGATTTGACCAGTAATTACTTgttgaattacgttggaaaaGGTGTGTGGTGGGGGGACGTGGGTCACATCCCCATCAGGatttaagaaaataataaagacgtatatttatagcaaaggaattttatttgagTATAACAGGTTGAAGCCTACCGAAGGCGAGCATGTATGCCACGAATGCTAAGCAGGGCTATAGTACCCATGTTTGAATAGGTCTCTGTGACTTCTATTAAGTTGACTCagtggattttttttacaaacaagAGTATAATTTTCTAAACCTAGTAAATGTAGCCTCCCTCAGCATCTGTTTGCTGGTTGATTCCCGAGAGAGAACTTTCTGAAATCTTAACTTCAGGTTGACTCAGCCTTGGGAAAGTAGCGGGAGTAGGTTCAACTGAGAAGACAGTGCTCTGGTAGTTCTTGAACAGCTCTTGCTGATTTGGAGAAACGTAGAAGTTCGGCTGTACGGCTTGCTCGATTGATGGCGACAAGTACGACTGTGCCGAATCGAATTTAAACTGAGTAGGTGCTTCGGTTACTGAGACGGTTGTGGGAAATGGGGAAGGGGTTACGCTTTGGGGGGTGGGGAACACAGATTGGTATTGGAAGGACTGAGGGGCTACATAGCGTACGCCTCCGGTGAGGTCTGAAGAGTATGACTGGGGGTAGCTAACTTGGGCGTTTCCGTTAAGTGTTGTGTCCTTCAAACTCTGTTCAAATCCAGAATAACTGCGTACACCGGTAGGGTAAGTTCTGTAATCAGCATCCTGATAACCGTTCACCCTGCCATAATTGTTATTGTAGATTCCGAAGTTATTGTTATAGCCTTCGATGCTGGGGGTGTAGGTGTAAGTTTGCTTGAGGCTGGGATTGTACTGGACTTGTTGGAACCTGTTGAAGCCAAGAGTGTCGGAAGGCGATGCACCAAAGGAGGTCGAGTAGACGGATGGGCCTTCGATGGAAGAAAAACCAGAGCCGAAAGTAGATCCCAAAGACGATCCATAATTGGTTTCCAAGGGGGGTGACAAGTTGTCAATATCTAAGCCAGATTTAGTGGAGATTGTATCCGTGAACGATTTGGCTGCGTTAGCTGCAGATTTTACTGTCGTCTTGCTGGCATCTGAAAAGTAAAATGAACGTTTATTCAGAAGTTCCTTCAACATGTCTTTATTTTTCCGGTGATGGTTGGGTTAATCCGATCGTAGTTAGGTATGGTAAACGATATATCTGAACACTGAATACAATTGAGGAATGTGAAATCACCTGGATAAGCTTTGCTGCTGCCTGATTTGGATGCTATGCTTGTTGCGCTAGTCGATTTGGTCGAACCTTTGTtagcttccgatgagaagctgAAGCTGGAGCCGAAGCTGGGTTTATAACTGCCTTGCGTGAATGTGCCAAAATCTGATGTGCTTCCGAAGGAAGGACTGAGCCTAGTGTTGGTGGAAGATCTGAAGAAAGAGTCGGACTTGGATTTCACAGGGGCTGTGAAACTATCAACAGATGATCCGAAACTAGCTGGAAACGTTTTGGCGGCTGTCTCGATATTTGTAGAAGTAGATTCTATGATCTTCTTGCTGTAATCTGTAAAGTGAAATATAGTCACGACCAGATTTTTGTACATAGATAAGTTCGATACTTTAGGGTATCACTTTTGTCTTTCTCGATTAATTATGTTTGGTTACCTGAAGAAGCGGCTTTACTCTGGGCTTTGGATTCTGCTTTTGCGTTGCTAGTTAACGTAGTTGATTCATTGTTGATATTTGAAGACAAGCTGGAACCGAAGCTGGGGTTGTAACCTGATTGCTTGAACGTGTTGAAGCTTGTGGTGCTAAAAGGTGTTGCGCCTAGGGAAGATGAGAACGGGGACGAGCTTCTGAACGAGGAACCGAGTCGAGAGTTGAAGTCAGCACCGAAAGAGGAGCTGAACTGGGGCTGGAACGGAGTTGCCAGGCCATCATTGGCTGAGCCGAATCCTCTAGTGACTGTGTCGGTGgatatattgattttttttgaagCAGATTCTGCGATTACCTTGCCGGCATCTGTAAAGTAAGGCGAACTTCGGAGTAACTTTACGTAACTTCGGAGGCTTTTCGGTACTTTGATTGGCTTAGGCAGACGTGCCTTTCTTTCCtgtcgaatttttttacgaatggTATAAATGTTTTGAGCAGATAACCCACTCAGAATTGGTCGAAGAAATTGTATTACTGCTGAATGTAGATTAAATTTCGCCCTTACCAGCAGATACCGATGAACCCTTGCTAGCGTCTGAAGACAAGCCGAAGCTGGAACCAAAGGGGTTGAAACCTGCTTGTTCGAACGTGCTAACGTCGGCTGCGCTGAAAGGTGTTGCAGTAGAGGGTAGCGAGTAAAAAGCTGGGTCCTCGAGGGAAGTACTAAGGCCAGAATCGAATGAAGGTCCAAAAGAGGAACTTATCTCAGATTGGAAGGGTGATTCGAAGTTTCCAACAGTTGAGATGCCATCACCAGAGAATGCTTTGGTAACTTCTTCGGTATACGCACTGGGTACTGTAAAGTGAAACAAACGTGTGTGTAAAGATTTTTCTGGAGGAGGTGATACAAATTATCTACGAATAATTACCTGAAGAAGTTTCGACACTAGCAGCTGTTGTTGATATTACAGTATTGTCAAGGTTATTGGCCTGTCCTTTGCTGATACCGAAGTTCCCTGATTGAGCCAGATCATCAGCCTGTGATATGCCCTGAGATTGAACAACAGTGACTGACTTTACCTTAGGTAAACTGAGGCTGCTTTCGGTGACGGATTCGATCTGTTTGGCGTTCTGGGGTGAAAGACATTCCTTTATTCAGACGATTCAATTCTACGTACTAGCGAAAATTCTCTTAGATGTGAACTCTAAACTAATATAGTATTAAGGAATATAATCTG
This genomic stretch from Neodiprion pinetum isolate iyNeoPine1 chromosome 6, iyNeoPine1.2, whole genome shotgun sequence harbors:
- the Nep5 gene encoding endothelin-converting enzyme homolog isoform X1; amino-acid sequence: MDTNHGTVSPYSIGSDNNLVPVKFRGTIFQQVHRIYSKITLALLIISTLFLVVLIVLSIVYAHPRFEICSSEECIRIAASLKESMNTSVNPCDNFYEYACGRWSREHPTPDSSSTNSWFSERTARVARTIRDLLQENTTVETPWAVVQAKNLYTSCLDVASLNSLGLWPLRNLLEELDLPEIPALFSGTPGNITSQLARLKKTLGKDVFFGLDVIPDPKNNSRNIILLGMPYTSSPLPRDVELDKRIQRIRTRKRAIEKDLPDEDEEGLMSVEQIYMTEIIREVTSNGTAKICNLNDTGYPNETEIARVVEQIYGMSEELYYLTHGDSNDTISEADFKYEDYMYVDDLQKITDDYIKDVNLSLTPRQIWRPFIEEVFKDIPGLDLTRKDKVLVEDLDYLKEIAVLISATDDEVLEASIWWVVLDIVAPHSSENLREAWDKYLLSIADIEVWQSRSLHCVNSVNHLMGMAVSWLFVDPKFHEKMGQKVVEMLEDIRAAFASLVQQADWMDAQTKSATLEKSKKMASAIGHPHWLFEEAELNEYYEGINMIEDAYLDNMLHIVKLRWKYVLESLHDENFANETYWATDPTDVNAFHTFQANQITVPAGILQFPFYELGLEALNYGAIGTVLGHELTHGFDNIGRQFDTSGNLRQWWSNETINEYTEKTQCFVDHYNTYYEEKVDDYIDGESTLDENIADNGGLREAVWAYRRWKARHGAEETLPGFTHLSSEQLLFLAFGHIWCESYTATALRWMLMDTHCPGHVRLVAVIRNSVEFSDAFKCPVGSNMNPEKKCHLW
- the Nep5 gene encoding neprilysin-1 isoform X2, encoding MNTSVNPCDNFYEYACGRWSREHPTPDSSSTNSWFSERTARVARTIRDLLQENTTVETPWAVVQAKNLYTSCLDVASLNSLGLWPLRNLLEELDLPEIPALFSGTPGNITSQLARLKKTLGKDVFFGLDVIPDPKNNSRNIILLGMPYTSSPLPRDVELDKRIQRIRTRKRAIEKDLPDEDEEGLMSVEQIYMTEIIREVTSNGTAKICNLNDTGYPNETEIARVVEQIYGMSEELYYLTHGDSNDTISEADFKYEDYMYVDDLQKITDDYIKDVNLSLTPRQIWRPFIEEVFKDIPGLDLTRKDKVLVEDLDYLKEIAVLISATDDEVLEASIWWVVLDIVAPHSSENLREAWDKYLLSIADIEVWQSRSLHCVNSVNHLMGMAVSWLFVDPKFHEKMGQKVVEMLEDIRAAFASLVQQADWMDAQTKSATLEKSKKMASAIGHPHWLFEEAELNEYYEGINMIEDAYLDNMLHIVKLRWKYVLESLHDENFANETYWATDPTDVNAFHTFQANQITVPAGILQFPFYELGLEALNYGAIGTVLGHELTHGFDNIGRQFDTSGNLRQWWSNETINEYTEKTQCFVDHYNTYYEEKVDDYIDGESTLDENIADNGGLREAVWAYRRWKARHGAEETLPGFTHLSSEQLLFLAFGHIWCESYTATALRWMLMDTHCPGHVRLVAVIRNSVEFSDAFKCPVGSNMNPEKKCHLW
- the LOC124221457 gene encoding mucin-21, encoding MKILLLTCLLASALAAPAEKNKRNVLPGDPRYDAQHDHHHHHHHEDHDHHQNEIEIAKALGGYVGTYDSTLTEYGIPGFQPGTPINSNNFVNTNFDAGKTNINAYEVEIGGAQNAKQIESVTESSLSLPKVKSVTVVQSQGISQADDLAQSGNFGISKGQANNLDNTVISTTAASVETSSVPSAYTEEVTKAFSGDGISTVGNFESPFQSEISSSFGPSFDSGLSTSLEDPAFYSLPSTATPFSAADVSTFEQAGFNPFGSSFGLSSDASKGSSVSADAGKVIAESASKKINISTDTVTRGFGSANDGLATPFQPQFSSSFGADFNSRLGSSFRSSSPFSSSLGATPFSTTSFNTFKQSGYNPSFGSSLSSNINNESTTLTSNAKAESKAQSKAASSDYSKKIIESTSTNIETAAKTFPASFGSSVDSFTAPVKSKSDSFFRSSTNTRLSPSFGSTSDFGTFTQGSYKPSFGSSFSFSSEANKGSTKSTSATSIASKSGSSKAYPDASKTTVKSAANAAKSFTDTISTKSGLDIDNLSPPLETNYGSSLGSTFGSGFSSIEGPSVYSTSFGASPSDTLGFNRFQQVQYNPSLKQTYTYTPSIEGYNNNFGIYNNNYGRVNGYQDADYRTYPTGVRSYSGFEQSLKDTTLNGNAQVSYPQSYSSDLTGGVRYVAPQSFQYQSVFPTPQSVTPSPFPTTVSVTEAPTQFKFDSAQSYLSPSIEQAVQPNFYVSPNQQELFKNYQSTVFSVEPTPATFPRLSQPEVKISESSLSGINQQTDAEGGYIY